From the genome of Synergistaceae bacterium:
CACTGCCGTTTGGTTCCTAAAAACCAACGATTACCTATTGGACGAGTGGCTACCCCAAAAACAAGCAGACAGAGTAAGAGCTGTTTTACAAGATATGAAGTAAGATTGTGGTATTTGTTACTCTTACACATATTTAAATACATAAAAATTTAGTACAACTCATTGACAAATCAAAACATGTGCTGTATATTCCACATATTGTAAATTAAGTAAGCATTAGTAAGTGGCTTCGGCCAAGAAAGGAGACCCATTTATGAGAACTTTGCATAACGATATACTTTCAAACGTAATAGTACTCCTTATTAGCGATGGGTCCCCCGAATTGACCGACGCTTAGCTGTCGTGTTATTTTCGGACCGGGGCCCATCAGGGCTCCGGTTTTTTTTATATGCATTTTTATACTCAAATATTAGGAGGAAATTACATGAAAAACACCTTCACCATTTTATCTGAAGACAATCCCGGAGTATTAATGAGGATAGCAGGATTGATTTACCGAAGAGGGTACAACATTGAGAGCCTAAGTGTAGGACGAACCGACATCCCCGGCGTTTCCAGATTTACTGTGGTTATAGATGGAGAGGAGGGCGTATATGAACAGATAAGGAATCAACTCCTTAAGCTCATTGAAGTCATTGACGTCATAAACCTCAACAAAGAAGGCCCATTTGTCGAACGCTGGCTTTCTCTTGTTAAAGTGAGAGCTCCTCTTAATAAGCGCCCTGATATTCTACAAACTGCCGAAGTTTTTCGATGCCGAGTAGTAGATTTAGGGGCAGAAGCAATAACTCTTGAAATAACCGGAGATAAGGGAAAGATGGATGCATGTATGGAGGCATTTAGACCTTATGGAATAATTGAATCAGCAGGATCCGGTCAAGTTGCTCTTTCTAGAAGTGGTTTTTCTTTCGGAGAATTTGTTGATACAAAGTTTTCGGAGAATAAACAGTTATCGTAGCTAGAATTAAAGTTTATATTTAAATGTTTCAATTTAAATAAAATTACATATTTAAACGTCCAAAGGGACAGAAGGAGTGTTTTCAATGGCAAAAGTATATTACGACTGTGACACAAATCTCAATCTTCTGAAGGGGAAAACAATAACAATTATAGGTTACGGAAGCCAAGGGCATGCACATGCTCAGAACCTTCGGGATAGCGGAGCAAACGTTCTAGTCGCTCTTCATGAAGGAAGTAAGTCTAAGGCTGTTGCAGAAAAGGATGGCTTTGAAGTCTGTACTGTATCAGAAGCAGCAAAAAAATCAGACGTCATGATGTTTTTAATTCCAGATCATATCCAGGCTTCAGTATACAAAAATGAAGTTCTTCCCAACCTTAAAGAAGACGCAAAGCTCGCCTTCGCTCACGGATTTGCAGTGCACTTTGGCCAAATCGTCCCCGAGCCTAACCACGATGTTTTTATGGTTGCTCCCAAAGGGCCTGGCCATATGGTTAGACACATGTATAAAGAAGGGAAAGGAGTCCCTTGTCTGATTGCTGTTTATCAGGATGCCACAGGCAAAGCTAAGGACTTTGCGTTAGCGTATGCTTCTGGTATTGGCGGGGGTAGAGCCGGCATTCTTGAAACAACTTTCCAGGAAGAAACTGAAACAGATCTTTTTGGAGAACAAGCCGTTCTCTGTGGCGGAGTAAGTGAACTTATGCAGGCAGGATATCAAACTCTTGTTGAAGCGGGATATCAGCCTGAAATGGCTTATTTTG
Proteins encoded in this window:
- the ilvN gene encoding acetolactate synthase small subunit, which translates into the protein MKNTFTILSEDNPGVLMRIAGLIYRRGYNIESLSVGRTDIPGVSRFTVVIDGEEGVYEQIRNQLLKLIEVIDVINLNKEGPFVERWLSLVKVRAPLNKRPDILQTAEVFRCRVVDLGAEAITLEITGDKGKMDACMEAFRPYGIIESAGSGQVALSRSGFSFGEFVDTKFSENKQLS
- the ilvC gene encoding ketol-acid reductoisomerase — its product is MAKVYYDCDTNLNLLKGKTITIIGYGSQGHAHAQNLRDSGANVLVALHEGSKSKAVAEKDGFEVCTVSEAAKKSDVMMFLIPDHIQASVYKNEVLPNLKEDAKLAFAHGFAVHFGQIVPEPNHDVFMVAPKGPGHMVRHMYKEGKGVPCLIAVYQDATGKAKDFALAYASGIGGGRAGILETTFQEETETDLFGEQAVLCGGVSELMQAGYQTLVEAGYQPEMAYFECINELKLIVDMIFEGGLSWMRYSVSDTAKYGDMTAGPRVIGAESRKVMKELLTEIQDGTFARDWILENQTGRPRMKKWAKAVQEADCEAVGKELRKMMPWMEQKEAPKF